In the Nitratiruptor sp. YY09-18 genome, TTCCTCATCATCGATATCATATTTTGCCTTTTTGAGCCTCTCACTCCAATAAGCTATATCAAATGCTTCGAGAGGATAATCAGCCCCCTGTTCTTTTGCAAAAGACTGCAGTGCCTCGAACTCTCTTTTTGCCTGTGGTTTGCTCTTTTGCGCCAAATCTCTCAAAAACGATACTACCTGCTCTGGAGATGCAGCCATTTTGGTCTCAAGACTTAGCTCAGCATAGTTATCAAACCCTAAAAGCCTTGCTTTTTTATGACGAAGTGCCAAAATCTCATCTATAAGCGCTTCATTTTCTGGTGCTCTTGTCACATAGGCTCTATATAATTGTTCTCTTTTTTCTCTATTTGGTCCATATGTCATGTAGGCGATATAGCTTGGCTGCTTGAGGGTAAATCGGTATCCCTCTTCACATTTGGCTGCCTCTTTGAGAGATTCCGGCATCCCCTCTACATCACTCTCATCGACAATCATCTCATATGCATCTGTTGCTTTGAGCAGATTCTGACCAAATGCACTTGTAAGTTCACTCAGCTTAATATTGATATCTTTGAGCTCCTCTTTGGCCTTTTTACCAAGAGCTACTCCGCTTAACTCAAACTCAATGAGCATATCTTCGACAACTTTTCTTTGCGCTGGCTCAAGCTCTTGCTCCAAGATATCTTTGAGCGCTTCATAGATCTTCTCATTTTGCCCTAGCTCAGTATGGTAGCGGCTAAGCTCTGGTAAGAGGGTGTTGTAGACCTCTTCTGTTTTTGGAGAATTTTTGACGTAATTAAGATGCGAAATGGGACTAAAATAAAACCCTAATTTCTCTTCCATCCACTGCAATGGCCGTACGAAATTTTCATAAGTTTTATTACTTTGTGCTAAAAGTTCGTCAATTTTCTTTTTATTATCTTCAATAGTTTGCAGTACAAGCTCTTTTTGTTTGTCAATATTTTCATCAGTTATAGTAAATTCTGGAAATTTAGGCACACTGCCTCCTTAAAATTTTTCTTTCATTTTATCCAAAAATCTTGAAGTTTGAAGCAACATCTATCATGAAAATGAGTGTGACACTGCTCTTCATCCATTCTTTTAAAAACTATGAAAAATGTTATTTTTAAACTTCTAAGATATATTTGACGGGCTTTCCATACAACCGTGCCATATCCCCCTCTTGCTTTATATTCTGTACAAAAGGAAGCAAATTACCATGGATATCAAAAACAAATAGACTCCCATCTCCGTGGCGATAGAGATATCTTCGGATTTTTCCCCAAATCTCAAGCTCTCCTTTATGTTTTTCGTAATGCTCCCGAATGATTTTGTCCACCATGTTTAACACTTCATCCAAAGATCTGCTATAAATCGCCTCTTTGTCGATACGAAGACGGCGCTGACCTTCCAACATTGCCAATGTTCGGCTCGAGCAACAAGGACGAGGCGTATCAATGAGTATGTAGGGCTGTTTCATCTTCAAAAGGGTGAGATCTTTCTCATCGATTCTTGTAAGCTCTTTTTCCAAAGGCTGCAATGGCAAAGAGAGGACTTCGAAAAGTTTTCGTAAAAACTCTTTGCCGCTGTAGTGAAAATCGAAGCTGCTTCTTTTGAGCCAGCTTTCGATATCGGGAGCTTCCAGCAGACTTAGCAGCCGTTTTTTTGCGCGCTTGGGGTTTGGATAACCCATCTTTCGAAACACAATATCCGGATTGTTTTGTGCCAATTTCTCTTTAACATTGTCGATGAGTGTCAAGATTTACCTCCTGTGTAGAGGCAACAAAACAATTGCAGTTAAAAGCGAAGGTTTTATTGTCCTAAGTTTTTAGCTTCTGCCGACGACACATTTTTTTCGGCAGAGCAGATCTATTATAGCATATTTTCTTGGCTACAATTGTGATAGGGGCTCTTTTAATCATAAGCGCTATTTTTAAAATGAAACAATGAACTTCTATGCGAAAAGAAAATCAATTATTACAGATTTTATAAACCCAAAATCATTTTTAAGCCATAATCAACTTTTGCAACCTCTTTTATTGTAAGTGTAGCTATTTTTTCATATATTCTATCTTTTGCAACTACTCGTATTTGCTCTACCATAAAATCGCTTTCTTTTTTGAGAGTATCCCTTTTTGTTATTCTTATATGAAGAGGTTCAACATTATCGATGAGGTTTGTAGTCAAAGCAACAACTATTATAAGATCTAAAATTTTATTTAAATCAGTATCAGAAACAATGGCAGCCGGTCGTACTTTTCCTACTTCAACAGCGCAGCAAATCTTCATTATGCAATAATGCAAGATTTGTGGTTATCTTTAAGATCCCCTTGAAGTAAGCTAACCAAAAATCTTCATTCGCTTTGCTCATTTGATTTTTTTTCAAGGTAAACCAGCCGTTCGTATGTTCGTCACTAAAATTTTTGATTTTAGGACTCACATATACTCACAGCTTTCGCTTCGGGACGCAAGCAAAGCAGTTTGCTTGCTCAAAGCTACACGTTGCCCTCGCTCACTTAAAATCGGGTCATGGTTGTAATTTTCATTGGGATTCGACAAAAAAGACGGCAACGGAGTGCGGTCTCAATCCCCTTAAAATCGGGTCATGGTTGTAATCTTCGTGGCCATTGCAAGCCAAAGCTTGTTACGGCGTCTCAATCCCCTTAAAATCGGGTCATGGTTGTAATGTTCACAATGGTAAAAGAAGGCTTATTTAGAAGAGATGGAAGTCTCAATCCCCTTAAAATCGGGTCATGGTTGTAATAGCTCAACCCGTACAGTGAAAAACACCTTAAAGTCGATGAGTCTCAATCCCCTTAAAATCGGGTCATGGTTGTAATAGCTCAACCCGTACAGTGAAAAACACCTTAAAGTCGATGAGTCTCAATCCCCTTAAAATCGGGTCATGGTTGTAATATATGATCATTGCGTACTGCGCAAAGATTGCGGTCTCAATCCCCTTAAAATCGGGTCATAGTTGTAATATGGTCTATGAAGGAGGTAAATATATGGGGAATGTAAGTGTTCGCGTCTCAATCCCCTTAAAATCGGGTCATGGTTGTAATAGCAACAATAAGTTTTCAAATACCCATAAAACCAATAATCTAGTGTAACAATAGATTTCTTAAAGTTTGCTTTTGTACCCATATTTCGCTTCTACTAAAATATTAAAGCCCCTAAAAATGGCCACTTTAAGTTTCATTTTATACTTAAATGTAACTTTAATAAAATGAGATTTATCGAATAACAAATATTTCATCTAAATCAAAAGCTACTCCCATTGCTATCCCTTTATCTTTGATTTTATAGATTCTCACATCATCCTCTTTCGAATCTATAAGTTCATTTAATCGATCTGCAATGGTATAGATTCTCTCTTTTGTCACACTTTTTGCAATAAATACAGAGTACTGGATCCTTATACACTCCCCTTCCAAATATCTTGCAACTCTTCTTAATCTTTTTGGATCGCTTATATCGTAGCAAACAAGATAATCATTTTTTTGCATAGTTTACTACTCTACCTAATATATATCCATGAACATCGATAAGATAGACTCTAAAAAAATTTGTAAGATAAAATAGATCATGCAAAGAGATAGTAATATTGGTTCCAAGATATAAGGCATAAATCTTTTTAAATGATATAACAAATTCACCATCACTTTTTTTTATAATTATATAACCATCACCAACTTCTATTTTTGCATTTGATTTGATGATGAGTTTTTTTCGATAATATCTCTCATTTTTGCAATTTTCTGTTTGATGAGAGACTCTTCGCTTTCTATGAAAATTTTGAGACTTGGCCATAATTTTTTCCTTCCATTTTGTGTAAGAAAGACTCCATTTTTATTTTTGGTAAAGTCATTAACAATTATATTTTTGTCCAGAAACTGATATGCAACAAACCGATCTATATCTGCTCTAAAAAATTCTAAAATATCTGAACTCAAAGCCATATGATCCCGAAAAGAGGTATGCAAATACCCTATAAGAGGCTCAAAACCATAAAAATGCAACCATGTAGCTATCTCAAAATAAAAGATAGTATAGATATAAGATAGGAGAGCATTTACAGGATCAAGTGGTGGATTTTTGCTCCTTTGTCCTTTTGCTAATATTTTTGGGAAAAGTGAAAAGTAGTGCTTAAAATACTCTTTTGCTAAACTCCCCTCTATACCTAAAAGCATCTCAATACTTTTTGCATTTTTTACATCTTTTAAAATCTTATTTTTTTCAAAACCAAGTTTAAAGTGGTGCAGCGTCTCATACGACTTTTTTATCTTTACTGAAAGTATATATTTTGCAATTTCCACTCTATTTCTTAATGCATGGTATTGAGCCTCTTTGATATGGGCATTTTTGATATATCTCTTTTGTATATGGATAAACTCTTTTGGATTGGTAGTTACAACTAATATTGCAATACTGTTTTTTGCTAATTTAGCAATGTCTTTAAGTGAAATATCCACTTTGCTATAAATAATAAGATAATCTATAGCTTTAAGAGTAATTTTAATTTCATTATCTACTATCAAAATATTGTGCTTGACCTGCAAAGATGAGGACTTATCTATAATTACTCTATTCACAATACTATTGTTCCTTTATCAAAAGGTAACTGCTTTGCCTTTCCGAGCAAAATCGCATTTTTTTCAATTTCAATTATGTTTATTTTGTCTTCATCACTATTCATTCTAAAAAACAGCCTTTTTGCTAGAATTTCGAGCTCTTTTTGAGAAAGATAACTCTCAATCGCACTCTTTTGCCCACCAAAAGCAAAAGAGTAAGCGATTTTTCGTACTCTATAGAGGCGCTTTTTGTCTGCAATATCGTAGCAGATAAGATAAAGCCTACTCTTCATCTGCTTTATTTCTCAAAGATGCAATAAAACTGCAATTTTTTTGTATCGCAGATTGCTGCAGTGCCTCATACTCTCCTTTTAATCTACTTAACTCTTCAGCCTTATCACCACTTGCTAAGAAAAAAAGAGCAGGCCAAAAAACAACTAAACCTACAGTAGTAGCTACTACATCTCGTTTATGAGCTTTATCTTGAGCACCTGCCACTTCAGCAACTTTTGCTGAAACTCTAGCCATTTCATCTTGAAGCTGCTCACAAGAGTAGTGTTGATACTGCAGCGGTGAGACATATGCAGCACTGATATCTTCCGCCTTTTTGGCACATCCAGTAAATAATACTCCCAACACAAGAGATAAAGAAACTATTTTTCTCATAACAACCTCCAGTTTTTTAGGAGATTGTAGTATGTAAAAACGTCAATTATCGTCGCTAAGAAACTTTATGAGGAGATTTTCCAACTCTTTTTGTAAATATTGTGGAGAGATAATTTTCATATGAGGCAGCCATCTTTTAGCTAAAAGAAGTATTTCGTTATCATTATTTATTGCATACTCAATAAGCAATGAACCATCATCATTTTCTTGCACAATCTTTTGAGATTTTAAAAATTTTTTTACCTTGAAATGTCTTGCAACCTCTGCATCAACTTTTACAGTTACAGGAAAAAATGGCTCATTATAACTTGTAAAGAGAGATTGGAAGTTTTTGAAAAAGTAGTCCACCTCTACTGGTGTTTTAAATGTATTTGAGTATTGCATTATTTCTTGAATAAAATTAATTCTTAAAAATTTAAATCCATTATTTATAGGATCTTTGCTCAAAATTGCTAAATACCAGTTATTCTCAGCAAAAACAATTTTAAGAGGTTTTACTTTATTAAAATAATACGTCTCATCAGATTTATAGACTATATCAACATATTTTTTAAAATAGATTGCACTTTTGAGAATTTGCAAATGTTTTGTGGCTATTAACTCTTCAAACGGAGGTTCTTTAAGAAAAAATATTTTATTGTCTTTTTTCATTAAACTATCTGGCGAAAAACCAAGGTATTGCAAAAATGGACTATTTGTTAAAATCAAAATATCTATAAATTTTTCATACTCTTCAAAATATCTTTTTGTGGGCAAAAGAGCTTCTAAATCCAGCTTTTGTGGGAGTGCATAGCAGCCTTTTGCAGTGGGGATAAATGTGATTTGAAAAAACTCTTCAATCTCAGTTTTTAGCCTCTGCACATTGCGCACAGAAGTTTGGAGGATTTGTGATAGATTTTTGGTACAAAATTTTTTATGTTTTTGGATATAGATCAAAAACGCTAGAAGTTTTTTGCTTTTAGTCACACCTACTCCATCATGTAAGTCATCTCAACAGCCATTTTGTTATCAAAAGTTTAAAATCATACAATTAATCTTCTATTTGTCTATATTACAAACTGCTTAGCTTCTTCTTTACTCATTGTAATTACAAACTCTTTCTCTTTTCCCGTTTGCGTCTTTTGAAGAGTCTTTAACATATTTTTATCTTGAAAAAATGATAATCTATATCTTGTATTTTGATCTTTTTGAATCATTCCCAATATTCCCATCAGTTCACTTCTTGTAAAGTTCTTTCTCAAAAGTGCCAAGCCTGTTTCGACTCTTTTTCCATCGATTTCAAAAATGATCTTTACAGGCTGCTCACTTCTTATAAACTCTATATAACCCCAGCCAGCTAATATTGCCAAAGCAACAGCACTCGCTGTATCCAAGATCCCAAATATTTCCCACAAATAAGAATCAAAAAGCTTTGCAATGATTCCACTAATGATTATAATTATAAATATAATAAAAGGAATATATCGCTTCACTCATATCTCCTAAATCTCACGAATTGAAACTCAGAGTATTTTGCAACTTTACCATCGATGTTTCTTTCTTTTACAATACGTTTCGTGGTAGCATAAACTGGCACTACTCCCAGCTTTTTAGCTTCATTTACAAGAATGCAACAAAGTCCAAAATCTCCTTGAATGAGAGCAAAATCTCCCTTTTTGGTATTCTCTTGCAAAAAATCGACTAGAGGCTTCGCATAATTTCTCAGACTTCCAAGATCAGGCGGCACATTAGAAAAAAGCGTTTGAAGATCTGGCGGAAGATAGACAAACTCTTCTATTCCTATCTCTTTTGCGGCTTTAATCTGCTCAGGTATCAGTTTGTGGGAAAAAAAGAGAAGTAATTTTTTCATTTGTGATACTTTCTCTTTTTTTCCAGTTCATTTAAAAGAAATAGCTTTAAATTACTTTTATCTCTAATAGGAGCTTCTTGTAAAACTTTATTTGCTTGATTGATGTAATTTTGAAGGTGTTCAATGCTTTTCTTTAGACTTTTTTTACCACCTTTTTCTCCAATGAATGCGTGATTGGCCAAATTCCTCAAATCTTTAATTTGTTCAACAAGCTTGATAAACTCTTTTTTAAAAAAATGCTGTTGATATTTCAATATGTATCCTATTGATGCATCAATATCTCGGATTTTATAACCTTGTGCCAATAAATTAAGTTCTTCAATAATGTAATAATGAAGCGTTTCACGTAAAATAGTAAGAGCCTGAGCATATCTGTTTTTATGAAACAAAACATTGGAGATGGTGAGATAGAGTTGCCACTTTGGTAAATTGAAATCAAAGTTTTTAGTTTCTTTTTTCAATTCATCGATTATAAATGAAAACGATTTTATATCATTAGGAACATTTCCGATTTTTTCTAGTTTCTCTTCAATTTCCTTAATTGTTTCTAAATAGATATCAGCAGCGGCAAAACCTACGCTTTTTGTATAGATATCAAATTTATTCGCCAATGTACTGATTGGATGATATTCTTCATCTCCTTTATGTTCTCTTACTTTTTTAGAAATCAATTGAGCTATTTCTCTTCCATCGCCATATTTTTTGAAAATATTTGCAGACTCTATCCATTGATTCAGTTCGATAAATGGAAGCATATTGACAATAGGTGTTATATCTCCTTCTTTGGCTTCAAATATACCGTAATACACTCCTTTTATTTCAGTATTTTTGAAATTTTTAAAAAATTGCAATATAGTAGATATAAAAAGAGGCAAGGAGCGAAATCCATGAGTAATATCGAAATATATCTCACTATTATCAACATCTAAACTTATTAAAACTTCAAATACTTTCCAAAACTCTTCACTATTTTTTCCAAACGGGATAATTACCTTTTCATAGTCTCTTATATATTCATCAGCTAAATTCCACAAGGATTCTACAGTTCCTACAATAAAAATTTTATCAGGATTATATAATCTCCTTAAAGCATCACCGACCAATTTACTTTGAATTATCTTGTCTTCTATTTTATAGGATGTCAAACTATAATCATATTTTTTGTTTTCTTTTTGATATAGCCCTTTCCCCAATAAACTAATAAGAATTTTGTCTTTCATTTTTCTACCTTAAATGTCTTATTTACATTGTCAGTCTATTTATATCTTCCTACATTTTTATACTAGTTCCAATAGATGAAATCAAAATTTTCGCCATTATTCAAACTACCTTATTTTTTCACCACACATTTTTGCAGTTTTTTATCAAATGTTTTAATCATATAATCTTGTGACATTGAGCAAAGTAATGCATCCACAAAATCTAAATTCTTTATTGTATATAATCTAAGGGCATCTATAATGTAATACTTCTTTGGTAAAAGAGTGATATTTGGATATTCAAAAAGTAACTGCAACGAATTGACGATCTCTTTTTTATCAATACTATATACCCCTTTTAAAACATAGACTACTTCAGCTACCACTTCACCTAAAATTAGTATCTCTTGATTTTCGATAATATCCTTCACCTCTTCAAACATTTTTGTATCATCTTGCAGCAAATAACGCAAAATAATATTAGTATCAATTACTATCATTTATCCACTTTTTGATATTTTTTTATAACATACTCTTGCCAAGCACTCTCTTCTTTTTTTCTTAAAGCTGGATTTGCATACTTTTTCAACATCCCTGCCGCTCTATTTTTTTTAATTTGTACTATTTTTTTTTCGATTTCATTTACCAAATCTGCATATTTCGCTTGAATATAAAATCCTTTTACTACATTTTTTTTCTTATCGATAATCTCGATAATTTCATACTCATCCAATTTGTGTAAATTCCTTTGAATTTCAGAAATAGATAATCGATGCATAACTTTCCTTCTCATATATGTTTTCATATATTATAGCAAACTATTTCAAATGGTCATCAATTTTTTCCAAAACTATTTTATTGTCTTTTTCGTTCCAATAAACTCTTCTGCTATCATCTCCATCAAATGGATAAAACCCATGAGAATATTTTTTTGAAATTTCTCCCTGTAATGAATGATGCCTAAGAGATTTTAGATTTTTACCGGTCACTCTATATTTTTCTAAATCATCTATTGATTTATTTAATTGATAAAGCTCCCTTGAATTTAAAGTTTTTACATCTTTTACAAACTCTTTTGACTATTTAATTTTTTGGAAACGAGTTGTACCAGATGTATTTGATAATATTCATTTTTATCTTTTTCACCTTTAGCATATGCCTCCCTGTTCCAAGAAGCATAATCAAAACCCTCGATATCTATTTTCCTTGGTCTATCACTTCACACAATACCCAACCAAATGGTAATAAATTTTGATTGCTTCTTTCGCTAACTCCAAACATCCAAGTTGTAGTTTCTTGATCGAGTGTTTCCCATTTATTTGGTTTTCTTCTTGGTCCTCCGCCACTAACTTTTACTCTTATTTTTCTCATACCATCTATAGTTACCGCTCTTGCTTGGGAGTATTTGCCAACTCTAATTAAAAATTGATTCTCTTTTGGTTTGAAATTTTTATATTTTTCATAAAAAGCATCGCTATAGTATTCGTTTGTAAAGTCATCTACTTTTTTACCTTTAAAAGTTGCATACGGTTTAAACATTTGTTCAAATATTGGTAGATAGTGCTCATTACAAGCTTTTTGTATCTCTTTAATATCTACTTCTTTATCTAAATCATAAAAATCTTTTATAGTCAAATCTGTTTCAAAAATGCTTTGCTGTTTTTCATTTGAAAAGATTGTTTCAAGTTTAATAGTTGGTCCTTGGTCATCTTCTTCAAATCTCTCTTTATTTAGGGCATATCCTATAATAGAATATGCTTTTAAAGGAATAGCATCTGCAATACTTAATTCTTTAAAAAGATTTTGAGATGGATTGCTATTTTTAAACCATTTCTCCCATTTTTTTTTATCTTTTTTATAAATATACTCTTGATAAGCAGTTGAAATAGAACCCTTTAGAGAACTTCCGGGTATGTATACATTGTTTGGTCTATTGTTGAATCTAATAGTTTTTTCTATCTCAAATCTATTAAAAACTTTTCGAGGATCTATTCTTCTTCCACCCTCGTTTTGATCAGCTCTTCCTATTTTCTTTTCATAATCTTTTGCAAAGCTCTTGGTTACTTGAACTTTTTTAATATATGCTTTTTTTGCATACTCTTTTCTTGATTTTATAAATTTATGAAGCTCAAAAAGTGATTCATATCCACTTTTTGATACTACTTTTTTAAATTGCTCTTTATCTTGCTGTGGTAAATTTTTGTAAAATTTAATTTCATCAAACTCATAAAGATATCCATCATCAATTATAAAATTTGTAGGTTCGTATACTTCGCCTGTTCCTATATGTATAGGTGTTAGAGCAGTTAATTTAAGTCTATACTTCTTCATTTTTTACTCCGATCGGAATTGTAATAGCATAACCTTGATGAACTATATCTTCGAAAGTGGAAATTTTTTTTATAGCTTTACCCATATATTTTTTTGTTGTCTCTTTCTCAAACTCAATCACAGCCGCAGTATCAGCTAAAATAAGCGGTTTTTTAAATGGATTTGTTCTTGCTCTGTCTCCTCCAAGTTTTCCAAATCGGTTAAAAATTTCATAAAAAATATTTTTTGCCTCTTGTCCTGTTATATATGCTGGAGAGAGTGTCATAAAATATTTAGATTGAAAATCAAAATTTACTGTTTCAAAACTCTCTACTGTAAATCTTCCTTTGCCAATAGTTGCATCTTTTCCAAATCCAACTGCTCCGATTTCATTTAAAATTATCTCTAAATCTTTGGCAAAACTTTTATCAGTTAAAAAATATAGATCAAGCCTATTATAAGAAATCTCCTGAACCCCATATGGAGCAAATGCACCACTGTCAGTGGTAAATTTTAGATAATTGATAGAGTTTCTAACTACATCTACCAACTCTTTACTACTATCTTTAATTGCATTTTCGTATTGTGCATTTTGTAAATCTTTTAGAGTTACCCAAACCTTTTTTCTATTCTCTTTTTTCTTTTCCATATCTTCGCCAAGCATAAATGAAGGCAGTTTTGGCTTTGGCAAAAAACCGCTTTGAAAACCATCTGAACATATTAAAAAAGGATTTTTATCATAATTTTCAAGTAGTTTTTTTAGTCTATTTTCATCACGGTATGCTATGTGCCAACATATTTGACCAAAAAGTGTATCACCTTTAAGAGGTGTAGCAAAATTAGTTAACGGTTTAATAGTCGCTTTATAGAGTAAATATTTATCCATAACTATTCCTTAATAAACTTTACTCTACCATATCCTCTACTTCCATTCCCTCCAAGATAATCATCTTCTATAAGTTTTAATGCAGTCTCTACAATATTGATAAACTCTTCTTTATCATCTGTTGGTAATACTTTAATTCTTATATCATAATTAAATTCAACCCCCGCAACAACCCTTTCTGTTTGTCTTGGATGTTTAGCAGTTCCTGTTGCTCTATCTATTACATTTTCATACTTAGCTTCGGTAAGTTTTATCTCATCTTTATCAGTTTTTTGCTCAAACTCTTCTGTTAAAAAGCAATCACCTACACTTATTCTTGTAATCCCTATTTTTCCATCTTCATCATCTTTATCGCCAAAAAGTTTAAGAAGGTTTATTGCATTTTTCCTATCTTCTTCGCTTTGAAACTTAGGATCGTTTAAATATTTAGAACTAAAAGGTTCTCCATTACTTATACCAACTAATCCAAAGTGCCACTCTAAAAGACTTCTCATCTTCCCTTTTAGTGAACTACCGGGAATGTAAGGTCTATCTGTATTGACATCTTTTATAACACCATTATCAATACCACCAATTTTCATAACATCATCACCGCCACCAATATGAAGTCCTGTAACTACTTTTATTTTTCCTTTAAGTTTAACTATTTCCATTTTACTCTCCTTTATAAAATCCGATTACTGCTTCGAAAAAAAGTTTGAATGTATTAAATTTCTCTTTTGTATCTATCTGCTTTATACAACTTTCAATCATCTCTTGAAATTCTCTGCTTGCTACTCTTCTATTTACCGCATAGGCAACTTTGGAATTTAGCATCTTAATAAATGGCAATACATCATCAAAATCCTCTTTTTTTATTTTCTCTTCCAGCTCAAGCACTTTGTCATAAAAGTTTCTAACTTGCGTTTTTTTTGTTCTTTTTATTTTTTCTGCCCACTCTTTAGCCGTTTCGTTTAATAACTCTTTATCTTCTTTTAAATTTAACACAATCATAACTAACTCCTTCTTTGTTTGTATATAAATTTACTTAAAACAATTTTTGTCTCACTTGGATATTTTTCTATCATTTCATCGATAGTTGCTAAAAAATCTTTTTCTAACTCTTTGGATAATTTATTTTCCAAATTTCTTCTATAAGAATAAGCTAATTTAGATTTCCAGATGGTAGATTTAACATCACCATCTTGTTTAACTTTTTTGCTCATTTCACAAAACTCTAACAATCTATATAAAAATGCCGTAGGAATGCCATCTTTTAGTGAGTTTTCCATATCTTGTAAAGTATCATATAAACCTAAATCATCAAGATAGTCACTCCATTTAACTCTCTCTTTGAATATAGTAAGAGCATCTTTACCTTCAAGCTCTTTAGAATATTCTAAAAATTCTTCAGCAATATGAGCTATAAACTTAACAGGTTTATTTGGTTTTGTCATA is a window encoding:
- a CDS encoding M3 family metallopeptidase encodes the protein MPKFPEFTITDENIDKQKELVLQTIEDNKKKIDELLAQSNKTYENFVRPLQWMEEKLGFYFSPISHLNYVKNSPKTEEVYNTLLPELSRYHTELGQNEKIYEALKDILEQELEPAQRKVVEDMLIEFELSGVALGKKAKEELKDINIKLSELTSAFGQNLLKATDAYEMIVDESDVEGMPESLKEAAKCEEGYRFTLKQPSYIAYMTYGPNREKREQLYRAYVTRAPENEALIDEILALRHKKARLLGFDNYAELSLETKMAASPEQVVSFLRDLAQKSKPQAKREFEALQSFAKEQGADYPLEAFDIAYWSERLKKAKYDIDDEEYKPYFEKDATVNGLFAFLHKLFKLEFKEIDTPVWHESVKCYEISLPKRLVGRLYVDLEAREGKRGGAWMDEWVTHHEDEEGEIVYPVAYIVANFAPSTATTPSLLRPDDVVTLFHEMGHALHHLLSEVKEPAVSGIAGVEWDAVEFPSQFLENFAYEEEVLRLFAKHYKTGEPLPAEMIKRLKEAKNFQSAMAMVRQLEFGLFDMLVHMEWPVDVQRVLNEVREEVSVVSTPPYNKFQWGFSHIFAGGYAAGYYSYKWAEVLSADAFFMFVDNGIYNDEIAQSYLQEILCKGGSRPAIESFKAFAGREPQNEALLKLCGIT
- a CDS encoding type II toxin-antitoxin system PemK/MazF family toxin; translated protein: MHYCIMKICCAVEVGKVRPAAIVSDTDLNKILDLIIVVALTTNLIDNVEPLHIRITKRDTLKKESDFMVEQIRVVAKDRIYEKIATLTIKEVAKVDYGLKMILGL
- the cas2 gene encoding CRISPR-associated endonuclease Cas2, giving the protein MQKNDYLVCYDISDPKRLRRVARYLEGECIRIQYSVFIAKSVTKERIYTIADRLNELIDSKEDDVRIYKIKDKGIAMGVAFDLDEIFVIR
- the cas1 gene encoding CRISPR-associated endonuclease Cas1, with product MNRVIIDKSSSLQVKHNILIVDNEIKITLKAIDYLIIYSKVDISLKDIAKLAKNSIAILVVTTNPKEFIHIQKRYIKNAHIKEAQYHALRNRVEIAKYILSVKIKKSYETLHHFKLGFEKNKILKDVKNAKSIEMLLGIEGSLAKEYFKHYFSLFPKILAKGQRSKNPPLDPVNALLSYIYTIFYFEIATWLHFYGFEPLIGYLHTSFRDHMALSSDILEFFRADIDRFVAYQFLDKNIIVNDFTKNKNGVFLTQNGRKKLWPSLKIFIESEESLIKQKIAKMRDIIEKNSSSNQMQK
- the cas2 gene encoding CRISPR-associated endonuclease Cas2, coding for MKSRLYLICYDIADKKRLYRVRKIAYSFAFGGQKSAIESYLSQKELEILAKRLFFRMNSDEDKINIIEIEKNAILLGKAKQLPFDKGTIVL
- a CDS encoding WYL domain-containing protein, giving the protein MTKSKKLLAFLIYIQKHKKFCTKNLSQILQTSVRNVQRLKTEIEEFFQITFIPTAKGCYALPQKLDLEALLPTKRYFEEYEKFIDILILTNSPFLQYLGFSPDSLMKKDNKIFFLKEPPFEELIATKHLQILKSAIYFKKYVDIVYKSDETYYFNKVKPLKIVFAENNWYLAILSKDPINNGFKFLRINFIQEIMQYSNTFKTPVEVDYFFKNFQSLFTSYNEPFFPVTVKVDAEVARHFKVKKFLKSQKIVQENDDGSLLIEYAINNDNEILLLAKRWLPHMKIISPQYLQKELENLLIKFLSDDN
- the csx20 gene encoding CRISPR-associated protein Csx20, whose product is MKKLLLFFSHKLIPEQIKAAKEIGIEEFVYLPPDLQTLFSNVPPDLGSLRNYAKPLVDFLQENTKKGDFALIQGDFGLCCILVNEAKKLGVVPVYATTKRIVKERNIDGKVAKYSEFQFVRFRRYE
- the csx2 gene encoding TIGR02221 family CRISPR-associated protein produces the protein MKDKILISLLGKGLYQKENKKYDYSLTSYKIEDKIIQSKLVGDALRRLYNPDKIFIVGTVESLWNLADEYIRDYEKVIIPFGKNSEEFWKVFEVLISLDVDNSEIYFDITHGFRSLPLFISTILQFFKNFKNTEIKGVYYGIFEAKEGDITPIVNMLPFIELNQWIESANIFKKYGDGREIAQLISKKVREHKGDEEYHPISTLANKFDIYTKSVGFAAADIYLETIKEIEEKLEKIGNVPNDIKSFSFIIDELKKETKNFDFNLPKWQLYLTISNVLFHKNRYAQALTILRETLHYYIIEELNLLAQGYKIRDIDASIGYILKYQQHFFKKEFIKLVEQIKDLRNLANHAFIGEKGGKKSLKKSIEHLQNYINQANKVLQEAPIRDKSNLKLFLLNELEKKRKYHK
- a CDS encoding PIN domain-containing protein, yielding MIVIDTNIILRYLLQDDTKMFEEVKDIIENQEILILGEVVAEVVYVLKGVYSIDKKEIVNSLQLLFEYPNITLLPKKYYIIDALRLYTIKNLDFVDALLCSMSQDYMIKTFDKKLQKCVVKK